In Candidatus Bathyarchaeota archaeon, one DNA window encodes the following:
- a CDS encoding TIGR04283 family arsenosugar biosynthesis glycosyltransferase gives MIKKCKTILISIITPLFNEEDHLKSFLSSIEKLDGDFELILVDGGSTDKTVELIKRWENKFNLDLRLLETSKGRAIQMNKGSENAKGDVLLFLHVDCMIPKDSIKIIEKEIHEKQVIGGGFKQSFKNADTFLNFLSVAGNLRTKITKTFFGDFGIFIKKKIFIKAGGFDEIPYLEDVEFCWKAKKFGRFIQLDRYLVTSSRRFIEKGRLRLTFVFIIVNLINIIGLRPKFFIKYMIEK, from the coding sequence ATGATTAAAAAGTGTAAGACCATTTTGATATCAATAATAACGCCATTGTTTAACGAAGAAGATCATTTGAAATCATTCTTATCTAGTATCGAGAAGCTTGATGGCGATTTTGAACTTATACTCGTTGACGGTGGAAGTACTGATAAGACTGTTGAGCTAATAAAAAGATGGGAGAACAAATTCAATTTAGATCTGAGGTTATTGGAGACATCTAAGGGCAGGGCAATTCAAATGAATAAGGGCTCTGAGAATGCAAAAGGAGACGTGCTTCTCTTTCTCCATGTAGACTGCATGATCCCAAAAGATTCTATAAAAATCATTGAGAAAGAAATTCATGAGAAGCAGGTAATTGGCGGAGGTTTTAAGCAATCTTTTAAAAATGCGGATACTTTCTTGAATTTTCTGAGCGTAGCTGGGAATCTTAGAACCAAAATAACTAAAACTTTCTTCGGAGATTTTGGGATTTTTATTAAGAAAAAGATCTTTATCAAAGCAGGAGGCTTTGATGAAATTCCATATTTAGAAGATGTAGAATTTTGTTGGAAGGCTAAAAAGTTTGGTAGATTCATTCAATTAGATCGATATTTAGTTACTTCTTCAAGACGATTTATTGAAAAAGGCAGGCTTAGATTAACCTTTGTTTTCATAATTGTCAACCTCATTAATATAATCGGATTACGACCTAAATTTTTCATTAAGTATATGATTGAAAAATAA
- a CDS encoding DUF6114 domain-containing protein, which translates to MAEEKPTTAYILSLIAGILMLLGGGMGTYTGMMGGTYSNFYGMMGGRSMMGGYNMMGSPSWGYGMGFGIIGLIFGILVIFGAIMLDSKPKEHKTWGTLILIFSILSIFGGMGGFGIGMILGIIGGALAISWSPK; encoded by the coding sequence TTGGCTGAAGAAAAACCTACAACAGCTTATATTCTATCTCTTATTGCTGGTATCTTGATGCTACTAGGTGGAGGAATGGGCACTTATACAGGCATGATGGGCGGCACGTATAGTAATTTTTATGGAATGATGGGCGGACGCTCTATGATGGGAGGATATAACATGATGGGTTCCCCTAGTTGGGGATATGGAATGGGCTTTGGTATAATTGGTCTAATATTTGGCATTCTAGTAATATTCGGAGCAATAATGCTTGATTCAAAACCCAAAGAGCATAAGACATGGGGTACGCTTATTCTAATCTTCTCAATTCTGAGCATCTTCGGCGGAATGGGCGGTTTTGGCATAGGAATGATACTTGGAATAATCGGTGGCGCTCTCGCCATAAGTTGGTCGCCCAAGTAA
- the ala gene encoding alanine dehydrogenase, giving the protein MIGETRVKKLLNDIGEVIEAVEYAFSEKGYNRVQMPSKIYLYYKKHDGDLRVMPSYLEDFDISSVKIVNVHPENRKLGLPTVMALILMMDPKTGAPMLIMDGTWITAMRTGAASGVATKYLARKNSETLGIIGTGAQAITQLMAMNQILKLKEVKVFDKEEKNSKNFISSSSSEYERLEFTQTDSLKETVEGSDVICTLTPSRKPIIDNSWVNPGTHINAIGADAKGKEELDPDLLKRAKIVVDDYKQATHSGEVNVPISQGIIRIEDIYAELGEITVGDKEGRVSEQEITIFDSTGLAIQDTITAYIVFKKIQAQKLGTMIDLKF; this is encoded by the coding sequence ATGATTGGCGAAACACGCGTAAAGAAACTTCTCAACGATATCGGAGAGGTCATAGAGGCAGTTGAATACGCTTTTAGTGAGAAAGGTTACAATCGAGTTCAAATGCCCTCAAAAATTTATCTCTATTACAAAAAGCACGATGGGGATCTAAGAGTAATGCCCTCATACCTTGAAGATTTTGACATATCCTCTGTAAAAATTGTGAATGTTCATCCTGAAAATCGAAAGCTTGGCCTTCCGACAGTTATGGCCCTTATATTGATGATGGACCCAAAAACAGGTGCGCCTATGTTAATTATGGATGGTACATGGATAACAGCTATGAGAACAGGAGCGGCTTCTGGTGTAGCAACTAAATATCTTGCGAGAAAAAATTCAGAAACATTAGGAATAATTGGAACTGGAGCTCAAGCTATCACGCAATTAATGGCTATGAATCAAATTTTAAAATTGAAGGAAGTAAAGGTCTTCGATAAAGAGGAGAAAAATAGTAAAAATTTCATTAGTAGTTCTAGTTCAGAGTATGAAAGATTAGAATTTACACAAACAGATTCATTGAAAGAGACTGTAGAGGGCTCTGACGTAATCTGTACTTTGACACCATCCAGGAAACCTATTATAGATAACAGTTGGGTGAATCCTGGAACACATATAAACGCAATAGGTGCAGATGCGAAAGGAAAAGAAGAACTCGATCCAGATTTGTTGAAAAGAGCTAAAATTGTAGTTGATGATTATAAGCAAGCCACTCATAGTGGTGAAGTAAACGTTCCAATATCCCAAGGAATTATTCGTATAGAAGATATTTATGCTGAGTTAGGGGAAATAACAGTCGGTGATAAAGAAGGGAGAGTCTCTGAACAAGAGATTACAATTTTTGACTCAACAGGTTTGGCAATTCAAGATACTATAACCGCATATATCGTGTTCAAAAAGATACAAGCCCAGAAACTTGGAACTATGATTGATCTGAAATTTTAA
- the budA gene encoding acetolactate decarboxylase: protein MMGFRYFLAATVLVALITGMAIYSNLYSQDAESNEDIIYQTSTINALVEGVYDGDITFEELRKHGDFGLGTFNQLDGEMIALDGDFYQIKSNGIAYLVDDSMLTPFSIVTFFESDDEILLQKSKNYSELEHYLDDLLPTENIFYAIKIEGTFDYIKARSVPGQNKPYSNLTIVVQNQSIFEFNDVNGTIVGFRTPEYVGGINVPGYHLHFITNDKQAGGHVLEFEIENVSVNIDYTSDFYLVLPENKEFYEHESIKEMQKDIERIEK, encoded by the coding sequence ATGATGGGTTTTCGCTATTTTCTAGCAGCGACTGTTTTAGTTGCTTTAATAACTGGGATGGCAATTTATTCAAATCTATATTCACAGGATGCAGAGAGTAATGAAGATATTATTTATCAGACATCAACAATCAATGCTTTAGTCGAAGGCGTCTATGATGGAGATATTACTTTCGAAGAGTTGCGTAAGCATGGTGACTTTGGATTAGGAACTTTTAATCAACTTGATGGAGAGATGATTGCTTTAGATGGAGACTTTTATCAGATAAAATCAAACGGCATTGCATATCTTGTTGATGACTCCATGCTAACACCATTCTCAATTGTGACTTTCTTTGAGTCAGATGATGAGATTTTATTACAAAAATCTAAGAATTATTCGGAGTTAGAACATTATTTAGATGATTTGTTACCAACAGAGAATATTTTTTACGCTATTAAAATTGAGGGAACGTTTGATTACATCAAAGCTAGAAGCGTTCCTGGACAAAATAAACCATATTCAAATCTTACAATTGTAGTACAAAACCAATCTATTTTTGAATTTAATGACGTGAATGGTACTATAGTTGGCTTTCGAACGCCTGAATATGTCGGCGGAATAAATGTCCCTGGCTATCATCTTCATTTTATTACAAACGATAAGCAAGCTGGTGGGCATGTACTTGAATTTGAAATAGAGAATGTGAGTGTTAATATAGATTATACATCTGACTTTTATTTGGTACTTCCTGAAAACAAAGAATTTTATGAGCATGAGTCAATAAAAGAAATGCAAAAAGACATTGAGAGAATTGAAAAATAA
- a CDS encoding DUF302 domain-containing protein, giving the protein MNLKKKIDSTFEEAVARVQSALKEQGFGILTEIDVKETLKKKLDVDYPNYKILGACNPHLAKRALDIDQEIGTLLPCNVIVYETDDGIQISIQNPIEMMEVLENEKLDEVAQEAESKLRKVLESL; this is encoded by the coding sequence TTGAATCTAAAAAAGAAGATTGACTCAACATTTGAAGAAGCTGTCGCCAGAGTTCAGAGTGCTTTAAAAGAGCAAGGTTTTGGAATTTTGACCGAAATCGATGTAAAAGAGACATTGAAGAAAAAGCTTGATGTCGATTATCCGAATTATAAGATTCTAGGTGCATGTAACCCACATTTGGCGAAGAGAGCTCTGGATATAGATCAAGAAATAGGGACATTACTTCCATGCAATGTAATTGTATATGAAACCGATGACGGAATTCAAATTTCTATTCAAAATCCAATAGAAATGATGGAAGTATTAGAAAATGAAAAGCTTGATGAAGTTGCTCAAGAAGCAGAATCAAAGCTTCGGAAGGTATTGGAAAGTCTATAG
- a CDS encoding DUF2284 domain-containing protein produces MTETFKISTGTLDEFNFLEKLALKLGAIEVKVVPISDIVIENRVVLKCRVGCPSYDNKLNCPPFVPSVDEFRKMLKEYRYALLVKFKAKAETDEDVAESLLKCKYDPSVSENLKEKASKFLSDWSEDKKRIYRTALELEKAAFNKGYTFAVAFSTGSCSLCEKCNIEGGKCIYPTMVRLPEHAVGVNIKKTVENAGMGISFPFKKKPDPIALILID; encoded by the coding sequence ATGACTGAAACATTCAAAATATCTACAGGAACTCTAGATGAGTTTAATTTTCTTGAAAAACTAGCACTGAAGCTAGGCGCCATTGAAGTAAAAGTAGTACCAATAAGCGATATAGTCATTGAAAACAGAGTTGTTCTCAAGTGTAGAGTAGGTTGCCCATCTTATGATAATAAGTTAAATTGCCCGCCTTTCGTACCCTCTGTCGATGAATTTAGAAAGATGCTGAAGGAATATCGATATGCTCTCCTTGTAAAGTTTAAAGCAAAAGCGGAAACAGATGAAGATGTAGCAGAGAGTCTACTGAAATGTAAATACGATCCCTCAGTTTCAGAAAATCTCAAAGAGAAAGCATCCAAGTTCTTGTCTGACTGGAGTGAAGATAAGAAACGAATTTATAGAACTGCCCTTGAACTCGAGAAAGCCGCTTTTAACAAAGGTTATACTTTTGCGGTTGCATTTTCAACTGGTTCTTGCTCACTTTGTGAAAAGTGTAATATCGAGGGGGGAAAATGTATCTATCCAACAATGGTTCGACTTCCAGAGCATGCAGTTGGTGTAAATATAAAAAAAACTGTTGAAAATGCGGGTATGGGGATATCTTTTCCATTCAAGAAAAAGCCAGATCCAATAGCATTGATATTGATTGACTAA